Part of the Silurus meridionalis isolate SWU-2019-XX chromosome 29, ASM1480568v1, whole genome shotgun sequence genome, GagagttgtttttgttttttttattattatttgttcatctgcttttttttttttagatgaggaagatgaggaaATGATTGAGGAAGAAGAGTACATAGAGGAGGATGGCTACATCGAAGAGGAGGAGATCGTGTCAAATGACGACGACTCGGACAGCAAAAGTTGCCGAAGAAACAGGCCTAAAAGCAGGTCAAACGGGGGGCCGATGAGAGTGAAAAGAACCCGGGTGTTTCGCATAGCGCGTGGAATGGAGAGGCAAAGAGGTGAgaagaagcttttatttattaatttttttctaaatggatCCAAACCAACTGCAAAGATGGCAGAATGTCATACAAGAAGGGTGCTATAAAAGGTGCCCACTGTGATACAAGTACAGCAAGAAGAATGGAAGGGTTTATTTTGCTGTAGGAAAACCAAGCGTGGGTTGGGGTTTACACTTAAAAGTGATGGCAATATTAATTCCAAAGTTGGTAATCAAATGGTacgcataataaaaaaagaaaagtgttaaaCGTGTGCGATTCGAACCAATTCAGTGTATATTAAGGCTACATACAGCTGTTCgtattgtaattaattaattaatgtgatTTCATaatagggttgcaaaattccaggaattttctagactggaaagtttccagtctagAAAATTGACCggttaccaggaatttatgtaatatttacatacttttatgtttaaaacttccttgtgccatgtgtaagctattgtgcaacaaatATTATACTAACAATCAAATCAAggtcaaaatttaaaaaaaatttaatctgtattattttgcatgcatcacaccttctgaccaaactaaacgtttatatttatgtttgtaaaacaaattttccaaaattccccagaagttcccatagaaagtttctggaatttttttccAGACCAGGGGGGAAATTAATGtggaaaacaacaaataataGTATTTCATGAGAAAAACTGGTggcataattaatatttttattgaatttagaTCTGGACCATTCCAAATCATTGATCATCTTATGAAGGCATTCCTTTGTTAGATTTGGGTTTTGTGCCAAAATACAGAGTTACACTAGTTATGATTTTCATATAGAGCCCCAAGCCAAGCTGAAGAGAAGAAACCCAAGAGCATGCTGCTTCCCCCACCATGCTTTACCGTGGGTTTTTTCCAAGAGAAAGTTCCATCTAGCCATAGCCTAGACGTGATGAGATTTTTGGCATTAGGTGCAGTAGATCTCTTGGTAGCCTCCATTGTACTGTGTCCATTTTTGGGTCCATTTTAGACAGACGTCCTGTATTTTGGACATCACTGGGGTGTCCCTTTATTTCCACTTGCTCACTACGGCCGTTCCATtgtacatgtaattttttttattgacagcTTCCAACAATGAGATCTTGTACATGATTCATAGGCTCTTTGTAGGCTTTATCTTCACTTCATCAATGACCGGTGTATGATTTGAACATGGGTCACATGACACCAGGTTAttgtaattcttttatttttcttcccctAGTGAAAGACCCTGCTGGAGTACTTTTTCGCTACAAGAAGATCCTGGTGACCTACCAGAAGCTCAAGAGCATGTCCAGAGCCTTCCAGGTTCACGGGGTCGACCGTAACACGGTAGCCTCCACCACTCCCATTGCGGAGTTGCTCCTGGTCGCTCCGGAGAAAGTCGAAGAGGTCGGCGAGTTCGATTCCTCCAAGGAGAAGCTCCTAGACTATGCGCGGCGCTGTTACAAGGCCCTCGACGAGACCGCTCATGCCAAAGTGCAGGCCTTGAAGAAAAACAACCTCCTGCTGCCCATCTCTTACAGATTCAGGAACTGAtgcatcaaaaaaaaaactgaaacctGCTAAATAATAGAACGGATGGTTCAAGGTTTCTGATTTTTGGATCTTgctgggtttatttattttttcctactTGAGCTATTGGTTAATATTTGGACAGAAACAGTGCTGCTGGCAACCATTAACAGCTAGGTTTGAGAGAATGGTCAGCCCTTTATTTTGGTTCGTCTTTAGTCCGAGTTTGAGCGCAACATTCCCAATCAGACAGCATGGGCTTCAGGGCAGCTGTAGTGTCAGAAGAGGCATCACTCTAGATATTTTGagtaaaggttaaaaaaaaatccaaaagaagcagaaaggAATCAATggctgagagagagaagctTCATCCTTTACCTTGTGAAGAAAATCACTGTATTTAaagattatatatgtatatttttgtacttgttcattattatttcaGGTGAACCAAAATAACTGCTGACTTTCTCACCCCTCAGACGAATAGAACACATTCCTCTGTTCATTAACACGTTTAAAACGGCTTCGTAAATGATGTGAACTCTTCTGATTTGTAGttatgtaaaaagaaagattaaaaaTTGTGGTCTTGTCCCAAGTTCGAAGACATAAGGGGGATTTAGACATGTACCAGGGTTTGCTACCAtggtatttatttaaagatacAGTTTTAGTTCATATATAAATCATTGGAGCCTATAGGACAGTTATAGATCATAactttgaattgttttttgtaGATCATATTTTGAACTACTGTCACAAAACCTAACTACTATTACCTAAAGCTAAGACCAAAGATACACAGAGTAGTAAATGTCATTAACCTTAAAGATGGAGCCTGCTAGCTCTGTTCAGTCACTAAAACCTTCACCTGCCTTATTATATTACTGAGGTCTTAATACACTGTATAATAGTTGGTCAGTGATGTAAGCCAATATGTCCTTGTGAATAGGATGATTGTTGGTTCTGTGatggtgttttttgttgttgtttgtttggattctatttttgttgtttttccacTGTTTTGAAAGGGTAATAAACTATGTTCATTTAAGGTACTTGTTCACTTCTGAggatgtaatatataatattttgtggTGGGGTTTTTCATGATATGAACCTTATTCGTTAAAGCGAACCGTCTATTGCACTGTGCTGTAGAGAGTGTTTGAGAAGAACTCAAACAATAGCGATTTATGGGATACGTGATCTGTTCATGAAGACTCATGCGTGAGAAGAATTTACATCTGATTTACTCAAGGTTTTAGCCTGCGTTTATGGAAAATATAtggaaaataaaactatttggCTTCACCTGTAAGACTTCTAATCAGCTTGGATTCTGTTACATGCATTCATAGAAGTTACTTGGTTAAAGCAGCTGACTGGATCAGATACTATATAAAATGACGATAGTTCAGAAACCATGATTGATTATATAGAGATACACTGTATGTAAACAAGAGAATGGGgacaccagattttttttttaaatccatgtctaatcccaaactgttcccacagctctgacctcaaccctattaaacacctttggaataaattggaatgctgactggcctcctcaccctacatcagtacctgattttactaacaccttgtggctgaatgagcacaaatctccacaagcacaatctaAAATGTAGCAGAACATTTACCCAGCAGAGTGAAGGTGATTATAACAGCGGAGACAAATTGTGCAACAGGATGTTGGAACAGTACTTAGAAATCGAATGTTATGTTCTGGGagccacaaacctttgtctatttTGTTTCTATTAGAAATATCTTTACAAACCATTAGCTGTTAACCACTAATACCACTATCTAATTATTCCCACTGCACAGTGAGTTGTGTGGATCATTACATTATCATTAAACCAGAGAAACCATTGTGGAAAacttttgaaatgtaatgtttgttGAACACCAACGAGATGAATTGAAACTGGAGTCTCCATCAACATCAGTACCATCAGCTCACTAatgcccttgtagctgaatgatcacaaatctccacaagaacactgcaaaatctagaggaaagccttcccagaagagtggaacttattataacagcatattatatatatatatatatatatatatatatatatatatatatagagagagagagagagagagagagagagagagagagagagagagagaaagaaagatggtaTCAGAAAAGTTCAAGTGAAGCTCTTGTTAAAAGAAAGtacttatttatgtttacacactatcacctttaaaatatttcccttgcacagcaatacaagTCTTCTTTTCacacctgagcagcctgtgtggacagaaatggtcaaatccttaTATTGTAGAGAAGGAACCAACAAGAACGAGTCACATTAGCagcatgtgaggagaaggacagttgattgtgcATAGTTAccaccagtgttgggcaacgttacttttaaaagtaatgcattacattaTTGAGTTACTCcacaaaaaagtaactaattacatcacttagttactttttatggaaagtaacgcgttatattacttttgcgttacttgtatctctttcatgccttacaggtgtaacaggtgtaatatagataattgccattaagaaataagttataaactttctttcggcttctcccattaggggtcaccacagcggaccatccgcatgtttgatttggcacatgtttttatgctggatgcccttcctaacacaaccctccccatttatccaggcttgggaccggcactaaggcttgtgcaactttaatggctggggttggttccctgaccagggatcgaacctgggccgcagcggtgagagcgccgcatcctaaccactagaccaccagggaaccattaagaaataagttatattagggcaaaagacatgtgggctgcacaccggtgatgtggagggagaacatacctttcgctgtcatctcataaaacttCGTGCAATTccataaatatgacctcgtcctcgtctacatcattctctgcttcatcatcagcttgaaacattctgaaagcttttacaaagtttgcgctattatcagtgaccgtggcagtttatctttccacaaagagcaaacaagctgtgaatttgctctctgtctcgctacatgtgtctcccacggagaacttttattctgagcagtccatagatctgcagtggtggaaagtcggcaaacGTTTTCTATagttctgtctccatttccatatattcaacattatacacacacacacacacacacacacacacacacacacatctgtagtgctgtgctttgcatgcagatggtttttttttttttgaagtggtattttttgcagttgataagagcttttcaccaacacataatctacacttaaccattattccctTTTCGTTTTCCttgactatttcaaaataataagaatacttccatcacagtaatgtaattctctggtttgccatctccgcttctgaccagcttctgttcccgcggctcgcacatatgagtgcgcgattctacgtgactacgttcattttaattcagtatttattttttttatgcaaaataatttaactgaaaagtaactcgcattacttttttaaaaaagtaactcagatattaatgtgtaaatttataaagtaacgcgctactttactcgttactctaaaagtaatattattacgtaacgcacgttacttgtaacgtgttacccccaacactggttACCACAAGGTTGCGAGCGGCTaaaaggggagagcagagagttattCTGAgagggttgagttttagttgatgagcactaATCCACGAAGATATGTCCGCTAGGCATGCCGAGGTCAGAAGCTGTGGCATCTGAGGGAGGGAAGGAAAATATGAGTtaagtgtcatcagcatagcagtggtaagaaaacccatgtgaggatatgacttcagcaAGAGAGTGAGTATATAGGGAGAAAAGTAgaggaccaagtactgagccttgtgggacaccaatGGAGTCTGTGTGGGGCAGGTGTGGACCCCCTCCATGTTATCTGGTATGAGTGACCTTCCAGGTAAGAAGCAAACCATTTGCATGCTGCTCCACAGATACCAAAGCTCCTGAAggtagacaagagagtcttATGGTTGACTGTTtcgaatgctgctgaaaggtctaGGAGGatgagtacagatgacagcttggctgattaAGCAGCATGTATTTTCCCAGtgacagccaaaagggccgtctctgtggaatgtgccgctttgaagccagactggtttggatctTGGAGCTTCTGTgaaaaatagacagacagttgtTAAAAAGCAGTGCATTCCAGagttttagaaagaaaggaaagaaagtgattcagttgtgtatttgttgatgtctgatggatccagtgCAGGCTTCTTCAAGATGAGAATAACCCTCGCTCacttgaaggtagttggcatATGGCCAGATGCTAAGGACACGTAGATGATCGTGGAGATGAATGGCAGGAGGTCTTATGAGATTGTCTGAAGCATAATTAAGGAATTGGTTCCAGCgggcaggtggtgggattgtaAGATTGGATGATTGCGGTATCTCTTCTTCTGCTATGGTTGAGAAATTTGATTTAGATTTCCTAAATTTCCTTATCATAGAAGGAGGCTAAGTTCTTTTGTATTACATTTCGTTGTATTACAGTTTGTTGATAATTCCGATAGCTTGATGGTAAACACTATTCTTTAGCCTATAGGTTCTGAAGTGAATACTCCGGTACCGCCTGCCTGATAGCAGTTTGTTAAACAGGCTGTGTGCTGGGTGACTGGGATCAGCTGCGATTTTTTGAGCCTTCCtcagacattgtgtgtgtttgatgaccTGCAAGGctgatgctgagatttttattgggagtgatgaggatggaatTGCAGCCAGGAACTTCAACGGCATCTCGCCAAACAAAAGATTGAATTTCGGTTCAACCCGCCTAATGCCCCTCACTTTGGTGGCAGCTTGGAAAGGGAGATCCGATCTCTTGAAAATGCCCTCTGTACAGTAGTAGGTGCACAAACAGTAACAGAAGAAGTTCTTCAAACAGTAATTATCGAGAATTCTCAAAAGCAAACCTCCAGGTTATGTCTCCTCCAATGTAGCAGATTTAGACCCAATTACCCTGAATCTTCTGCGCATGGGGCGGCCAGACAGCTCTTAAACCTCAAGCGATATACCCTGCCGATGAATCCATAGTACGACGTAGATGGAGACAATGTCAAGTTCTCACTGATCATTTTTGGTCAAGCTTCGTGAGACACTACTTACCCAATCTCCAATTACGACACAAATGGCATGCAGAGACTAAAACCAGTTCAGTTGGGTCTGTTGTTATGATGGTTGATCCCCAGCAACCACGAGCCCTTTGGTTGATTGGGAAAGTGATAAGGACATTCCCTGGAGCCAATGGACAAGTAAGGTCTGCAGAGGTCAACGTTAGGGGTCGATTATACACACTGCTAGTTACCCGTTTCATTAATCTACCAGAGATAGCTGATGAGGACGACACCATGATCAACCCAACAGTCTTTAAACTTGGATTTAGGGGCAAATACTCCATGCATATTTGGGGGTGGCAGTGTTAGAAAGGATTCCCaatcagttgtatttccatgcttcaccactagaggcagacatacagtttaaCAAACATGACAAGTTACCTATGAAATCACAGTGTACCAAGTGGTGCATCACAGTGTACCAAGTGGTGCATCGCAGTGCACCAAGACTATACTTCATTAAGAGTATAATAGGCCAGGTGGTCATTCAGCAGTGGGCATACAGCATCGCGCAACCAGTCATTCAGCACTGGGCATTCGGCATCGCGCACCCAAACAGCAGCTAGTAATTGACAGCAAGAATCACACACGATCAATTCTAAACCCAGTAAAGTTTGAgggttctgaatcctgtaccgtgtttttactgacactcTGGGGAgagtacaatcccctgatcagccCACACCAGATAGTGTAACTCCCTTATATGGTCCTTCAAACCGGATAGGAAACCTTCCTAACTGCAATACTCCTCCGCGCCTGTAGTCTCCGCTCTGCAAACGTTGGGTGAAACGCAGAAGCACCACTACTTCCGGTGTAAGCACACTAAGCAGGGTAAGAAGCGCAGGTTCACCGCAGCGCACGGAAAGGGCTTCAAACGGCGCCATTTTGGATTCAGCCTGCATTCACTTCCGCCTGCGCAGAGAGAAACGGACCTGCCGTAAACTAGCTACGTTGATTCGGTCTCCTGGCTGGTATTGTATTTGCTCGGGGGATTATTAAATACAACACGCGGccgttttatattttatttcaaccCAGACACGAGACGTGTACCCGGGGATATTTAGGCGTTGAGCTATAACGCGTGtaagggtgttttttttgtttgtttgtgtgagcTTCGAAACGGTCTTGGTAGCTCGTTAGCTAGCGCTAGCAGGACAGCGGAGGGGAGGGAAGCGTAACAACGCGCTGTATAGGAAGTTTCCGTGCAGCTGGTCGCGCATGCAGCTTCGATAAACAAAGGTTTCTCCGTTTGGCCGAATGTTTCATAATAGACAGAAGCAGCTAGTTTTTGAAGTGAGATAACGTGGTCGGCTAAAGCGCCCCCCCTCCTCCCCTCCCCAGGCTTCCCACACGCTCCCATTCATCCGCTGCGAATTCAAAATGTCGGAGTTTGACGAATTTGAGAGACAACTGAGCGAAAACAAGCAAGGTTTGTATCTGCATTGTCTCACCAACACCTGATTGACTGGTTTTACAGCTACAGGCGTACCGAATGCACGAAAATATGactattatacaatattttatgcTAAAATTCGAAccggggggtggggggggattTCGGATCTTTTTGGTGAGTCAAATTATTTGACTCGGCTCACTTGTATGAACCGACTCCCATTCGGCTCAtccatggggcagatgtgggtTTGGAAATGAACTGTTGcttttgtagatttaaaataaataaattcatcatgATTACGTTTCAAGGACAGGGAAAGTTTGTATATTGTTTGTctatgtgtaataaataaataaattagatggatggataggtatgtgtgtgtatttacatgtatgggtaatataaatattatatataaaaagtgtgtATATGGGCTGTCAgtctatttaaatgtttaaacataaGATTGTCATGGGTTAGCTTGTGATATatcgcacatttgtatctgtaaattaaattaatactttgaggttttaatactttaattaacatggacaaatatgcatgctttatgcaaatgtatgttcatgattagtgaaaccaaacttaacATAGCTCATGAAGACAAattaatgttgtaaatgtaaaatttccaTTGGAAAAATTTGCAATGCAAAGTGAGAGCCataccccaaaaaaaaaaaaaaaaaagaaaaaaatgtaaacttggaTATTTAGTTCCAAACAcccatataaaaattataaaaatgtaattttaaatggCATTTCATGTAGAAATCGTCCCCAGTGTATctgaaacaaataataataataataaaatcaattaataaTGCAATAACCGCgcgtaataataaataaattgtgccGTTACTATGAATTATTAGTAATTAtcattcattttgacagcccgtATAATGTATACAGTGGGGGAATAATTATTtcatcccctgctgattttgagTTTTACCcctttacaaagaaatgaatagtctagatttttttatggtcggtttattttaacaaagaaaaaaaacaaatctataataaaaataaacaaaggttatacatttattcatatttgattgagtgaaataagtttttaatctaGTACCAGCCAGCAAgtattctgactcccacacacccaaattagtcgtGTCCTATTAGGAAAGtgctcctaatatcaactcgtGTATGAGACAGTTACAGAATCagcctcttccattcaaacctctccaccactatggacaagaccaaagagctgtcaaaggacaccagggACAAGATAGTAGACCTGCTGGAATGGGCTAAAAGACCATTAACAGGAAGCTTGATGAGAGAGAGCTCACTGTTGGCATGATCAATAGAAGAAATACGAGATGAGTCAATCAGCCtcgctctggagctccatgctAAATCTCACCTCATAAGGGTAAAGATGATTCTCAGAAAGGTGAGGGTTTTAGACCAGaattacacaggaggagcttgttaatgatctcaagAGAGCTGGAACtacagtcaccaagaaaaccatcGGTAACACACACCGAGGTCCTtctgctcaagaatgcacatgaagtttgccaatgaccacctgaatgattcagagaaggcttgggagaatgtcatgtggtcagatgagaccaaaattgagcTCTTTGGCATTTCTGCCAAACCTCCCAGAACTGGCAAGTTCTGCTTTTGAAGCTGTTTCTCTAATAAGGGTTCAGAGACGTCACCTAATGAACAGggccatgcactgtagaatcttgggTGAGAACCTCCTGGCCTgagccagaacactgaagatgggtgGTGGATGgatcttccagcaagacaatgaccaaaaacatagggccaaggcaacaatctgatggtcgtcctttgacagctctttggtctcactcatggtggtggagaggtttgaatggaagaggttaaTTGTGACTggggtcttttttttgtttttgtttttttgttatacacacagaattcttgctaatttgatcaaatacttatttcactccatcaaatataaattaatgtttttttgcaccacagaccAGTTTCAAAATATTGGGGGAGGGGGTCATTCTGTTGTCCTTCGTAATAACATGCATATTATcttactattttatatatattacatgatttaattactaatttaattacatacctaataaaaatgtaattctctATAATGCAGAATGTGCTAAAAAATTCAcaggctttttttaaattaacaccCTGCAGATTATGAAGGtcgataaataaaataaagaagttaAATTTATTAAGTCAATAAGTTTTATTCTGTCTTTGCAACAACTGTACCAAATGATTCGTCGTGACCGATGGTACCGGTCCGTGGCCCGGTGGTTGGGGACCCCTGCGATAGTGTCCTTATTGACATGGCTGAGAGTCTCACACATCTGTCTCTGTATTCACAGCGAAGTACGGAAATCCCGAAAGGTctagttatttttattaatctcaaaaaaaattttctctcaagaatgaatttaaatgaaagatGCTGAAACACATTAAGCCGACATGCACGTCTGTTAAACAGAGAATAATAATGAGGAGGCTGTGATGTGTATTTTCATTAAACCTCAGGCCTTAAACCTGTTGTTCCATTTATACTACAGATTTGCCCCTCAGTAacagtatttaatttattaatgaacaacGTTTTAAAAGTGTTAGATTTAATGTTGTAAAACATCTGAGAGACACGATCATTTGTGCTCCTGATAATAGTCGTCTCAAGGTCGTTTCTTCACCAgcatttactttacttttctttgtttttgctaGCTAACTCTAAAAAGCACATCATTAGCGCTTACACCCAAGATGCCTTCCACAAGTATTAAATGCCTCCTACATAGTTACAGcctaatctttatttttattcatatatatatatttatatataaataaatcaatttcttGCTCTTAGATTATGACACTCTGCAATTCGAATCCATGTCTAAGAATTACTATCGTTAAAATCATTACATATTAAAGCAAACGCATTGGTAATTTTCAAtcacagaaaaagaaagtggTGCTTTTGTAGAATGAATGCACTGAAGCTCCAAGGTTCTGGGTTTAATTCTGTATTCGAGTGACAACAgtggggtttttgtttttttaataaagcatgctgtccatccatctgtttatttatcaaTCTGTTCATCAATGCTAGACAATGCCCAGATCTGTACTCTATTCAGTCATGAAAAAAATAGTGATGCTGAACTGGTGATTGGTTCCATGGCCAGCCAGTTTGAGGGACTGGTATTTCCCCATGGTTATTGCATGCAATTTGAGAGATGGCAGCTCACAAGGCAAAAACCGTAAAGGTAAATTTTCTTTTACGAGACTGATTTTCATCATTTGTCTCATGAACTATTCAGGCAacatctatttaaataaaatgcagtaacCATGGCGACGCCCCAGTATCTCTAGTACTGGAAATGAATTCCACATAGTCACCTGAACTCAGGATTGAGCACAGAGCTTCAATGCacctgaagtttttttttattataacatcGTGCATGTTTGTTTCAACATCATGATCttgagaaaacaacttttcGTTTTAATCAGAAGAAAAATCATTTGTAATTTGGAAACATCAGTACAGAATCTACCTCATGGACTTTTGGGAAATCCGAACTATAGGACGGGCAGGGGGGGCACGCAGAATCACATTAACAGCACTATACAGCGCATCTCGAGCCACTGGGCTACGTGATCATGAAGTAATTTCAGCTGTCTTGAGGttaccaaaaaataaatgtcgTGATCTCAAGATAACagaaacccccaaaaaaatacCACATTCCCTTTCTGGAGTTGTGCAACATTACTTGCATCTGTCAAAGAAAATTACTTGCAGGTTGGATCTCAGTGttcatttaaaaagcaaataaattgtttttagcACCGTActttaaaatgatattaattactACTTATATGCAGAACAATAGTGTTTTTCCAggattttattgtgttgtttacTATGactgttttttaaaatattattattattttattacaccaAGTCAGCGCAGCTGTGACCTGTtggtgtgtgtggttaaaaaaaaaaaagagaaaatgttggCACCCTCTGATTCTCACTCTCGTTCTCTTTCGATACAGGTGACGGCGTTAACGGCCATGGTGGGTATCAGTTTGGCGTGCTTGCTTATCCAGTGCTcagtaatacaaatataatcacTTATTTTCACCTTTCTGTATCTTATTtcttatctttaaaaaaaaaaacacacaaaaaaactttttactcTTGCCATATTTCTTTTCCTTGCACATATTTTAAGCTTTTCTAGTCTAGGGCCCAGgcaggtcttctttgtcactTTTGTTTCTTCCTGCTGCTGCTTCTCTCGGTTTCTTCTGTCCTCCACAGCATTATATATCCTCCGGTCTGCCTTCAGCTAGGTGTATAATTGTGACCTCTCCCTGTGATGTTTGAGGACCCCTCCTTTCCACTGTCTAAATCCCGCTCGCTGTGTTGTCTCTCTTTAGAGCGGGACAAAGAGAATAGGCACAGGCGTCGGAGCGGCTCGCGCAGCCGCAGTCgcgagaggaagaggaggagcagGGAGAGGAGGAGCAGGGAGCGACGCAGCAGCAGCAAAGACCGCCGGCATAGACGCAGGTGAGAGGAGGAAGTGCAACCTGTTAGCAAATTGATGGTATCGTTGGGCACGCGATTAGTCTCCACTCAATCCACATGTTAAATCGCTGCCTCTTACTCCCACTGCTTATTCAATGTCATTTACTGTTTAACAATTCATTATTGTAGCAAAGACGTGCGTAGTGTTGGCAGTCCCGACTTACCATGGAGATGCGTTCCGATGACCCCCCATAGTAAGTTGTAAACATCGATATCAATTTTAAAACGATTGAATATAATTGCCGAGcttgttttaaatacaaaatgaaatgtataaaaagaaaattaaggcAATGCACTTGTTATATTGATTTAAATTGTttcaataaaatcaaataaagtgTAAAGATTTAATTCAATAGTTCGCCTTTTTTAAGGCCCCATTtggttaatacagatgtgtatattaatgtgtgtgggttttacattcaatattcaattttctaaagatataatcttaactgttctactt contains:
- the ccdc106b gene encoding coiled-coil domain-containing protein 106b translates to MTEPQRSTRNATDLKNEDGYEISIPFEDTNADQSVFYNQNDHIFDETSSGQNPPCNPYLLISNLRAQLQISLEKNSWLQKRIEDLEEERDFLRCQLDRFIFTTKSQERNERQTTSQKKAHRRASTPSPLPMMTRSGQARSQTLKRKKKKNSVEDEEDEEMIEEEEYIEEDGYIEEEEIVSNDDDSDSKSCRRNRPKSRSNGGPMRVKRTRVFRIARGMERQRVKDPAGVLFRYKKILVTYQKLKSMSRAFQVHGVDRNTVASTTPIAELLLVAPEKVEEVGEFDSSKEKLLDYARRCYKALDETAHAKVQALKKNNLLLPISYRFRN